In Lathamus discolor isolate bLatDis1 chromosome 1, bLatDis1.hap1, whole genome shotgun sequence, the following are encoded in one genomic region:
- the USP18 gene encoding ubl carboxyl-terminal hydrolase 18 isoform X2, with protein MGQRSGRQETSKKLEMALRDTMKAEAKVQSNEEEAEELKAKVQRLTSVFGVADLKNEAIGLYNVGHSCCLNSLLQVFFMNIRFTRILRRITVPLYAEQQKKNVPYQMLRLLEEMQCGKQKAVYPIALAYCLSAYKVKLFVQHDAAQLFLTLWNLIKRQMKKPELVEELSDLYTICIQEHLACQKCSFEEKKNSSMLTLPLPLLDSNCRILKTLNDCLQCFFHPEELTDHNMCFCDQCGRKTPFLQSMKLVHLPQTLTIHLKRFCFEKTAHIHKLSHYLPFPQDLDFNAVLTESQCQADDNEKAGWQYDLFAVIAHSGSISCGHYCAYIRSLTECKWYCFNDSEVCQVSWDDVKCTYGHSNLHWGETAYLLVYMKKHPQWPYPGV; from the exons ATGGGACAAAGAAGTGGACGTCAGGAAACAAGCAAGAAACTAGAGATGGCACTAAGAGACACTATGAAGGCAGAAGCAAAAGTACAAAGTAATGAAGAGGAAGCTGAGGAGCTGAAGGCCAAAGTCCAGAGGCTAACATCAGTCTTTGGTGTGGCAGACTTAAAAAATG AAGCTATTGGACTGTACAACGTTGGACACAGCTGCTGTCTGAACTCCCTGCTTCAAGTGTTCTTCATGAATATACGCTTCACAAGGATACTTCGAAG GATCACGGTGCCACTAtatgctgagcagcagaagaaGAATGTCCCATACCAAATGCTCCGGCTGTTGGAGGAGATGCAATGTGGCAAGCAGAAAGCTGTTTATCCTATAGCCCTGGCTTACTGTCTTTCAGCATACAAAGTGAAAT TGTTTGTGCAGCATGATGCTGCTCAGCTCTTTCTGACTCTCTGGAACTTGATAAAGAGGCAGATGAAAAAGCCAGAGCTG GTTGAAGAGCTGAGTGATTTGTACACTATCTGCATACAGGAGCACCTGGCCTGTCAGAAGTGCTCttttgaggaaaagaagaacagcagcatgtTAACCCTTCCACTCCCACTGCTGGATTCCAATTGCCGCATACTGAAGACTCTG AATGACTGCCTGCAATGCTTTTTCCATCCAGAGGAGCTGACTGATCACAACATGTGTTTCTGTGACCAGTGTGGAAGAAAGACACCTTTTCTGCAG AGCATGAAGCTAGTCCATCTGCCACAGACCCTGACCATACACCTGAAGcgtttctgctttgaaaaaacGGCCCACATTCACAAGCTTAGTCACTACCTGCCATTCCCTCAAGACCTTGATTTCAATGCAGTCTTGACAGAAAGTCAGTGCCAAGCAGATGACAATGAAAAG GCTGGCTGGCAGTATGACCTTTTTGCTGTCATTGCCCATTCAGGATCAATTAGCTGTGGACACTATTGTGCCTATATTCGAAGTCTCACAGAATGTAAATGGTATTGCTTCAACGACTCTGAGGTTTGCCAG gTATCGTGGGATGATGTGAAATGCACCTATGGGCATTCCAACCTCCACTG GGGAGAAACAGCCTATCTCTTGGTTTACATGAAAAAACATCCACAGTGGCCTTATCCAGGAGTATGA
- the USP18 gene encoding ubl carboxyl-terminal hydrolase 18 isoform X1 gives MGQRSGRQETSKKLEMALRDTMKAEAKVQSNEEEAEELKAKVQRLTSVFGVADLKNGLSSSFSVPTEAIGLYNVGHSCCLNSLLQVFFMNIRFTRILRRITVPLYAEQQKKNVPYQMLRLLEEMQCGKQKAVYPIALAYCLSAYKVKLFVQHDAAQLFLTLWNLIKRQMKKPELVEELSDLYTICIQEHLACQKCSFEEKKNSSMLTLPLPLLDSNCRILKTLNDCLQCFFHPEELTDHNMCFCDQCGRKTPFLQSMKLVHLPQTLTIHLKRFCFEKTAHIHKLSHYLPFPQDLDFNAVLTESQCQADDNEKAGWQYDLFAVIAHSGSISCGHYCAYIRSLTECKWYCFNDSEVCQVSWDDVKCTYGHSNLHWGETAYLLVYMKKHPQWPYPGV, from the exons ATGGGACAAAGAAGTGGACGTCAGGAAACAAGCAAGAAACTAGAGATGGCACTAAGAGACACTATGAAGGCAGAAGCAAAAGTACAAAGTAATGAAGAGGAAGCTGAGGAGCTGAAGGCCAAAGTCCAGAGGCTAACATCAGTCTTTGGTGTGGCAGACTTAAAAAATG GACTCAGTTCCTCTTTTTCTGTGCCTACAGAAGCTATTGGACTGTACAACGTTGGACACAGCTGCTGTCTGAACTCCCTGCTTCAAGTGTTCTTCATGAATATACGCTTCACAAGGATACTTCGAAG GATCACGGTGCCACTAtatgctgagcagcagaagaaGAATGTCCCATACCAAATGCTCCGGCTGTTGGAGGAGATGCAATGTGGCAAGCAGAAAGCTGTTTATCCTATAGCCCTGGCTTACTGTCTTTCAGCATACAAAGTGAAAT TGTTTGTGCAGCATGATGCTGCTCAGCTCTTTCTGACTCTCTGGAACTTGATAAAGAGGCAGATGAAAAAGCCAGAGCTG GTTGAAGAGCTGAGTGATTTGTACACTATCTGCATACAGGAGCACCTGGCCTGTCAGAAGTGCTCttttgaggaaaagaagaacagcagcatgtTAACCCTTCCACTCCCACTGCTGGATTCCAATTGCCGCATACTGAAGACTCTG AATGACTGCCTGCAATGCTTTTTCCATCCAGAGGAGCTGACTGATCACAACATGTGTTTCTGTGACCAGTGTGGAAGAAAGACACCTTTTCTGCAG AGCATGAAGCTAGTCCATCTGCCACAGACCCTGACCATACACCTGAAGcgtttctgctttgaaaaaacGGCCCACATTCACAAGCTTAGTCACTACCTGCCATTCCCTCAAGACCTTGATTTCAATGCAGTCTTGACAGAAAGTCAGTGCCAAGCAGATGACAATGAAAAG GCTGGCTGGCAGTATGACCTTTTTGCTGTCATTGCCCATTCAGGATCAATTAGCTGTGGACACTATTGTGCCTATATTCGAAGTCTCACAGAATGTAAATGGTATTGCTTCAACGACTCTGAGGTTTGCCAG gTATCGTGGGATGATGTGAAATGCACCTATGGGCATTCCAACCTCCACTG GGGAGAAACAGCCTATCTCTTGGTTTACATGAAAAAACATCCACAGTGGCCTTATCCAGGAGTATGA
- the LOC136006170 gene encoding aldo-keto reductase family 1 member B1-like — protein sequence MPILGLGTWQVYAGAGDLSLSPSLWSLSLQICRDAVKFAIDVGYCHFDCAYLHQNESETGDAVREKTKERVVRREDLFIVSKLNKVHKSATSSRQEDVPYRELSLCLHCVFPCLGCSVVVRLAEQLPSFVLPLRLWSTFRERSLVKEACQKTLAALQMDYLDLYLMHWPMGFKAGEELFPADGNGMTIPSSTDFLATWEAMEELVDAGMVKAIGVSNFNCNQIDQLLSKPGLRHKPANNQIENHPYLPQEELIKFCQSKSISVTAYCPLGVPNWPWSKPKDISLFDDPQIKEIALKCDKTPAQVLIHLQIQRNVSVIPKSVAPHHTEENFKVFDFELAEEEIGTLLAFKKQYHIYTLSECKNHKDYPFLGE from the exons ATGCCCATCCTGGGACTGGGGACCTGGCAGGTATATGCTGGAGCTGGGGACCTCTCCTTGTCCCCAAGCCTCTGGTCACTCAG TCTCCAGATCTGCAGAGATGCAGTGAAGTTTGCCATCGATGTTGGGTACTGCCACTTTGATTGTGCTTACCTGCACCAGAACGAGAGTGAGACTGGGGATGCAGTACGGGAAAAAACCAAGGAGAGGGTTGTGAGGCGAGAAGACCTCTTTATTGTCAGTAAG TTAAATAAGGTGCACAAAAGTGCCACTTCCTCAAGGCAAGAAGATGTGCCGTATCGTGAGCTGTCTCTGTGTCTGCACTGTGTGTTTCCCTGCCTGGGATGCTCTGTGGTTGTGAGgttagcagagcagctcccaagCTTTGTGCTACCCCTGCGGCTGTGGTCCACCTTCCGTGAAAGATCCCTGGTGAAGGAGGCATGCCAGAAGACACTTGCTGCCCTCCAAATGGATTATTTGGATCTCTACCTGATGCACTGGCCCATGGGATTCAAG gcaggagaggagctgtTTCCTGCAGATGGAAATGGCATGACCATTCCCAGCAGTACAGATTTTCTGGCTACATGGGAG GCTATGGAAGAGCTGGTGGATGCGGGAATGGTGAAGGCGATTGGAGTCTCCAACTTCAACTGCAACCAGATAGATCAGCTTCTGAGCAAACCAGGCTTAAGACACAAACCTGCAAATAATCAG ATTGAGAACCACCCCTATCTTCCTCAGGAAGAGCTGATCAAGTTTTGCCAGTCCAAAAGCATCTCTGTCACTGCATATTGTCCCCTTGGGGTGCCCAACTGGCCATG gtCCAAGCCTAAGGATATTTCCCTTTTTGATGATCCCCAAATTAAGGAAATTGCACTCAAGTGTGACAAAACCCCAGCTCAG GTGCTTATCCACCTCCAGATTCAAAGAAACGTGAGTGTAATTCCCAAATCTGTCGCTCCACACCACACTGAAGAAAATTTTAAG GTGTTTGACTTTGAACTGGCTGAAGAGGAAATAGGAACCTTACTGGCTTTCAAGAAGCAGTATCACATCTATACGTTAAGCGA ATGCAAAAATCACAAGGATTATCCTTTTTTGGGAGAGTAA